The following is a genomic window from Carassius carassius chromosome 24, fCarCar2.1, whole genome shotgun sequence.
aggcaccaacccccaactttggatgggttaaatgcagagcccgaattctgagtatgggtcagcaAACTTGGCTGTATGACACATCCCTTTCATATAATTCCTTCCATTACCATGGGTGCGTTTTTTGACTTGGTGAAACACCTTAACTTGTAATAAAGTTTCTGTGACTCTAATTTAGTTAATCCTAATAAGTTTTCAAGAGTTGCAATCCTGTGTGTAGTTGTGTGATGGAAAATCATATCTCTTACAGACAAAGATACATTTCATCAAGTGATTCTGCAGACCCGGGAAAATGCCCCTCTCAAAAAAATCTCTATTTGTCCCATTATGTGTCTCTTTCACCAGTTCTGCGCTGCATGTACTTTTTGCAGTTTGgtcaattaatattttatttggaaacacatttttttcaaataaacactttGATAATGAATTTTTTAGTTACAGTGTGTTTTATTCCAACTATTTTactaataattgtaattttgtgtAAAATCTTTTCATTTTGTAGGTGACACATCTACAGATCTCCCTGACATACCTCAGCGGGCACTATGTGAACTCACTGTGGCAGACCGATTGGCCATTTATGATCATGTAATACAAGAAGCCAGTCAGCAGAGTGCAAAGAGAGAATCCAACAATAAGGATCTTTATGTAGATCTTGTTGCAAAGCTTAAAAAGGGTACTTGAATTGCACTCACAGACCACACATTAGCCCTcgctaatgtgtgtgttttttagtcATTGGATTGTTTTAGTCTTGATCAACTATTTGTTTCTGTGCTTGATTTTCAAGGGCCTTTTTTTTACCAAGCGGATgcaatgtgatttatttattttaaatgcgtAAAGTGTAAgcatttcatataaatacattctCAGTTCAATTTCAgttatttcatagtattctaagcagtgataaagtgATAATGTCGATTAGCAatgcattattatatattgtattataataaaaaattctaacgagacaaactcagataaaccatatattgtaatagtcgtgtgtttattagtcacattgaattaatgaaagcagttaaatcttctgtttattcagcaaccGCTAATAGGcatttcctgggtttcttctACAAGGTGTATTTGGAGATTCAGTGGCAGAGCGCCCTCTGGGcttcggatggagatttactgctgatcactgAACCGTGATTCACTGAAAGATtcgcatgacaatcgcagcttctgCCTAATTGTGATTTATCACCTTCgcgatttaattttgattaattgtgcagacCAAATTTTATAAATTTCCCAGGTAATGTGGGAGGTGATTGACATCCATTCTGGAGAACTAGGCAGGATTTGGCAGGAAGTAAAGGATGAGGAGTTCAAAGCATCACAGCAGCCATGCCACAGGTCACATGTCTCATTTCAGTGCACTTAATCTCGTTTCTCCCTGACAGAAGCAACACAGAGTGactaatattgattttattttggttttttgTCGCAGAGGGGCATCTGAGAAAGCCCGCTCCGCATCTGTTGAGTCACGTGAGTCTCGTGTCAGCTCCCGAGACAAGCATGGGCACAAACGGCACCGCAAACACAGTCAAAGTCGGAGTCGAGAGAGGAAAAACATGTGTAGGAGGTTAGGCCATGAAACACTGACCTTAAAAAAACCTTAGTAAgaaatatttcagaaatattttgtatatattaatcAGAAACTTATTTGTGTTAGGTTTAAGTTAGCGTGGACAAACTTATATTGTTGTTACTAACACATGATCGCAATTTTACCCTCAAATATCTTGATACTTTGGCCTTATCATTTTATGACCATTTGTGATGGGCTGTCTTTAttgttttctcattttattttgtcCTCAGAGATTCACACTCTCCAGATGTGGAGAGATAtcataagaaaaagaagaagaaaaagaagtctTGAGATTTTAATATTTAGAGATATTCTTAGTTTGTTCATTCTTGTGTTTTTAGGTGTGTGGATGCTATGCTACAAtaaaattttaatcaaatgttcCAAATATTTGATTATGTGCTTTTCTTGCATTGTTTAACATCCATGCCTTGATAGATTTTTATGAGCATCATCATTCAAAGGATCAAAGGAAGTTAGTGCACATTCAACCAATTTTTTACTCAACCTTTAGCAGTTCATTGGATATGTCCATCCCTACTTTCTGTTTCTAAGAGAGAGAAGAACTAACTGAAATGGATTTTGAGAATTCTGTTAAACCAATGACACATTTTTCCAAGGAGGTCAAAAGGTCATAAAGATCACAAAGTCATAGCTTTAATTTCAGGTTTTCTTTAGCCTTCACTGATTATAATAGTGAACAATttatattacagaaaaaaaaataaaataaattatataatattttattaaaaaaatactgttgGAGTAAAGAATAGTGACATATCTgatatgaatattatatttacAGTGCCTTTTATTCTTCACTACTCTCTGTCCAGTGGAGGAGTGTGTTTGTCTGGTGAAGGCTCAGGTATTTCTCACCCAGCTGAGGAGCCTGGGAGATTCTGGTGAGGGTCCAGGAGCTTTCATCTGTCTCAACACAGGGGGACCAGCATCGCATGCAAGCAGGGAGAATGTTTTGAGGGACACTGCAGTCCCTCACTGAAAGAGCGCTGCCTGTGTTCTAAAAAAGACCCCCTGACTGCATTTATCCAAGGGCTCCGTGTCCACACAGCGCCTGGAAACCTGAGCAGGAGACTGCTGACCATGGGAGCCTCCAGGGTGAAGGTAAGATGCAGGATGGGTAACTAGAATTGACAGAGAATTCAGGAGGGAATTATATCTGTTTCATATATGAAAATAAGGAATCAAATAAACTTTATGTTTATACAGTCGCTTCATGTAAAGTGTTATCAGATTTGTGTTGGTTGCTTTCAAGAATGGTCTTATTACAAATTCATTTCATTTGTGTTTTCAACCATtggaaatattaaacattttgttgAAATCGTAATTTTAGGCATGGCGTGCTTATTTTTATGTAAGCTGTCAAATAGTAGTAGGCTACCAAGTGCTTAGTAAAGATATTACCAGCTACAGAAATAGTTTGACATGTTTTATGTGCCTTTCAAATAATTTATTGTTTGCTTTATATTAGTTAACGTGTGCTGTCAACAACCTTTTATTTTGGTTACTTATCCCTTATAAATCATGTTACATAAAaaattttatgtaattaataagcACTTGTAAAAAATCTCATATGTGGGTTAAACTTGCCAGATTTTAGGACAATTATTATTTACAACAACTTCTGAGGGTCATTTCCAGATTTGAAGCCGGTGGAGATGATGGAAACGTGTGTATTGCTCATGCTGCACCTCAGTGTCCCAGAGGACCTGTGGGTTGGTGAGGAACCCAATGCTGTGGTTGTATCAGCCATTAGCTCCACCCCTCAGACTGCCAGGTTGTGGAGAATTCAAAGACACTTTTGACTAATACACAAGCTGTTTGGTGTTCTTTGTGTTCCattggtctttttttttattttgtattttttattttcgtTCACTTAAAATAGTCCTGCCAtgtaacaaatacattttcataacaGCGAATGTGAGTTCATGTGAATTCTTTGTAGCCTAcagtaccatttaaaagtttggggttgataaaattttttaaaaaagaagtgtttaatgttcaccaagcctgcatttatctgatcagatattcatgatattgtgaaatatggttgcaatttatataattgtttgctactttaaaaatgtattcctgcaataccaaagcttaattttcattaaaccttactccagtcttcagtgtcatttgccacatgatcctttagaaatcatttataTATGCTTATTTGGTATTCTTATTATGACAGTTGAAACTGTAATGCTAATGTTTCCCCATCAAAATTCTTTGaaataacagcattttttttatagttttttattttttattattttattttttttcgcgttataaatgtatttgttgtcacttttggtcactttctttttttagagTAGCAGTCTAGTCTAAAATGTGATAGCAGCCTGAGAACTGAAATGTAATACAGCATTTACATCAGGGGAGTTTCCTTTGAGGAGGCAAAGTAGgcagtgtctatatatatatatatatatatatatatatatatatatatatatatatataatatcggACCTCTTGGAACTTTAATTAAATATCCCTGTTCTAAAGCATGCCATTATGGGTAATTAATGTGGGAAAGTCAGAGGAGCCAATGCCTGATATGACTGATTATGTTTGGCTGTGATTGGTTCATGCGAGAAATCTGGCCTTTTGTGTTCATGCACATTGGCAAATCAATCAGAATCAACAATATAATTGCACTAATgtgaagattaataaaaaaaagtgagtaAACAACTCACACACTTAATTTTAACCACTTTgttacatcaaaaaaaaaaaaaaacttcaaatggCATGAAAACATGATCTGTGGGTGTTTAAAGTGAGTAATTAGCTTGGTGAAATTTGAAGTAGTgactaaaaaatatttacagtactGACATAAGATGACTGctgatctgaaaaaaaataagtgaaagttatttattttattttatttttttaaagaagagctgaacataagtttacaaataaaatatattgtttaaattgttaTTGCCTTGagttattttggaataaatgtaaaatgcttaaaaacactaaCTTGATGAGATTTAACTtggctttaataaatagaatactgattacattgttaatgtaaaaaaaaatattaaataatattaatgtttatttaccaaaaaaaatgttactgggacaataaataaataaataaaaaacatttcactTTGATGACTTTGCCTCCTCATTTCAGAACACACCACTGATTAACATGTTCTTGGctggctatttaaaaaaatatataatggaaTGTAATACAAAGTGCAAAAAACATAAGCCCACTGTAAATGTCAATAACCCGCAGAGATAGCAGTTTCATGCCTCAGCAATGTGCTGCTGTGCTCAATAATGACCACTAGAGGGAAATTTACACGAGGCAACATTCTAAGCTCCTACTAAAATGCTACTAATTCCTGTTCATGTTTATTTGGGGTTGTATAAAAAACGTTTCTCTCAGCCGTTTCCCTgcattattaataaaccattctGTCAACATGGTTACTATCGTTATGTGAAAAATCTGTTATTTCtcccatagtaaaaaaaaaaaaaaaagtagcctaCATTTTGGTTTCATTGTAGCCAACTGATAAATGGTTTTGAAAATCTAGGCATGGTTGATAAATTGGTATTGATTTAAGTAGGTCATTCAAAGTTGTATTtatccatatatatattatatcagctAGAACATGTTCCATGACCTCATTAGTGACACTTGATCTAATCACATGACGAAGTGCGAAACAGGAACTGGGTTAATTTAAGCACAGAGTCTTAAAAAGACAACAACATCATCTTTAATTACTGCATATTTATTTGTTCCAGCGAGTGAACAAATGAACAAGGAACTGAAATAATGTAATGATTTCAAATCAACCTTAAAAATCCacttaaataagtaaataaggtGATAGTGGTAAGGGAATCCCCAGTTTAAGGAAGTTTTTGAGAAAACACACCATAAAGGGGAGACCCCTTTCACTGGCCCAGTTGCGAAAGGACAGCCATTCACTGTTCTTTATGTAAACAGATCATCATTATCTCTAATACAATTTTGTGAATCCATTTGCAAGACTGCATTTACGTATTTTAGAACTTTACCTGAACTGTAATGAATACCTCTGCTTGTGTTTGATGGAGTTTGTTTTGTGCTGATGTCAGGTTTGGGCTGTGTCACTCTGCTCTGTGTTCCTTCTGTGTGTCCTGCCCTCTCAGGCCCAGCATGATTATTCTGGTTTACTATCAGGTGAGACTATCACATCTCCAACATGTTAACATTGTtagataataaaacattaaaatggccGAGTGACATTTTTAATTAGCCTTTCCCCCTCTCTTTTACAATCACAGGAGAAGAACACCTGTATGAAGGCTCCTTAGTTGATCGATATGATGAACAATCTGGAAACACTCACAGTGGTAACTGAGATGTCAATGTTACTACTaccaccaaaaaacaaaaacaacaacaacagatgtTGTTCAGAAGTTCAGAAGTTGAATATTAACTACTGGTGTCGAAAAAAGtgcaaattaaaatgtgtgtgtatatatatatatatatatatatatatatatatatatatatatatatatatatatatatatatatatatatatatatatacatacagtcatggccaaaaatatcggcaaccttgataaatataattaaagaagGCTGTGATAATTtgtctgcattgttaatccttttgatcagtaatattatattatattatattatattatattatattatattatattatattatattatattatattatattatattatattatattatattatattatattatattatattatattatattatattatattatcgtattatatttcttttgtttttttttaccttaaatatattagtatatcCAGTCAGGATCAGTGGGCatctcagtgtttttttattttttatttttttaaatctgcttCCTCAGCCGAGTACCCTCCAGAGTCCAAACACGGCAGTGAAGACGAGCACTCAGCATCTGGCTTTGACCCCTATGTTCCTGCAGCCACTGTGGTCACTATGATCACTGAGGAAACTTACCCATATGCCACAGTCGGGGAGTCTTTTGATTATGCTAAAGAAGAGAAAACCTTGATAACACAGGTCCCATATGGAGGAGATGCTGGGCTGGGATTGGAAGGACCCACTGAATGTGACTGTGAAGCAGGAGAGCCCGGATTTGGAGGCTTCGCTGGACCCAAGGTTGATTATTGCCATGCCTTTGAATAATGTAAAGCTTGATTTCTTGCATCATGCAAGTGTATTGCATTATTCAGTTTGGTtgttacattttatgtttgttcATAGGGTTCTAAGGGTCTTCAAGGGAAACAGGGTTTTCCTGGGGTTCAAGGAAGGGAGGTAAgagcaaaacataatttttaatgttCATGGTGTTAAATAGCCAATGCAAAAGTTCATCAAAATGACTGTTACTTTATTAGGGTTACAAAGGAACCAAAGGagtgagaggaggaggaggagacactGGCCCTGAGGTGAGTGACAGGAAACACTCATTAAACTTGAGCATCCTGTTCAGACTACCAGTACTTTTCAGTACCTTAGCCTTTCCTGCCTTCTGTTTAGGGCGACTCTGGGCCTGATGGAGAGGAGGGTGCATCTGGTTTCTCTGGTGCAATTGTGAGTCAAGAATATAGGAAACTTTACTATTACCTATATGATTTTGTGTTTAATAGCTGGTTCCCGGAAAAGGCTTATATGGAGTTTTCTTACTTTTCTTCATAGGGGCTTCCCGGGTTACCAGGGGACCCTGGAGAAACTGGCCAACCTGGATTAAAGGTAATGgtctcacaaaaaaaaagttatgagtGATAAGTGTGGATCTTGGTTTACTAGCAGAGCTATATGATGTTATTTTATATGTGTATAATGATGATCATTATGTTCAATGCAATTTAACATTAGACATTATggcttgcatttatttgtgtcATGCAGGGTGATTTCGGAATAGAAGGCCCGCATGGAGGAGTGGGTCTCTCTGGAAAGACTGTGAGCAAGATAGCATCTTCAGTTACACATATCACCAGCTGCGTTTCCTCTCCACATTACTTTGAATGTTTTTCATTCCTATTTCAATCAtgatcacacacagacacagtatCTGAGATGTTCTAGATCCCATCAATTGAAAGCAACATCTGTGCAGTCATGCTCCAACTCCTCTATTTATCatataataaagtaatatttCTCTGACTGACTACAGGGTCCTGTTGGCCCAAAAGGTAAACCTGGAAAACCAGGCAGTAAAGGTATTAAGGTAAGTTGCTTTACTCAAATGTTTACAGTTGTTGTGTGGTGTACTTGCTGAAATGTAATGACCAGAAGGTGAAGGCTTTAAttcttactttatttatttattttgatactgGTTTCATCTACCAATTAGAGTGCAGATGTCAacattgtgcccttgagcaagttaGTACTTAACCCAGTGTTTGCTACAAGGGACGGTCCCTTCAATAACTTTTGCTACATGACTATTAAAGAAACACTTATTTTGATATGACATTCTCTGaaaaaatagatataaaatatCTGCATAAATATGTGACTTCCCCATTCTGATTAAGTGTCAGTGTCACAAGTTTCATTTCCCATTGGCATGTGTCAGggagtttttctttttgttttgtttgtctgctTTTTCTTCTATTTCTTGTAATTAATATATCATCTGTAGAAATATGTGGGTAGTGGTAATTGATATGACCTTACAAGTGGAGACAGCAGTGACCTGCAGTCTGATCATACATGTGTTTTTATGAACCGAGATTATTTGCTATcactaatttaatattttgaagaCTGTGGGTAACTGAACACTCCTTTCataatctgaaaaaaatatttataataataactatgaaAGTCAGTTTGGTTTggtagaagaaagaaattcatataggTTTACAACAACTTGAGGGTGcataataatgacagaatgtaaTGACAGAAGTGAATTGCAAATGAGCTGAAATTGAAAACCCCACACCAGTTACAGCAttttctgtaaaacaaaaaaaatatcctaaatatttatatttaatgggAATGGAAGACCATCTTAATTGTCAACCTCTTATGTAACTAACATCCCCAGTTGGGTCTTGATTTGTCCAGACTTGTCTTGAAACTTTGAATTTAAAAAGTACTGAGAAATTTCCCCATCTCTCAAAAGGGCTCCACTGGCAAAACAGGAAAACAAGGTCCTGAAGGACGACAGGGACAGAAGGTTGGCACCAAGACTTACAGGCATAActcattattaatctttattacaTCTACTGCTGTTGACGTTTTCTCTTTGCATAATCAGGGTCAGACAGGAGCACCCGGATTCTCAGGAGACCATGGAGAACAGGGTTACTTGGTAATAACATCACTCAGAAGCTTTCTATTCCTCTTTCCCATATTGTACCCTCAGGAAAACCCCTGTAGTAATCTCACTAATTTTTTCGCCCGTCATGCTATCAGGGTTATCCAGGAGTTCCAGGAGACCGTGGGGTGATGGGACCAAAGGTCTGTTCTcataaaatcacttgtttttatGAGTAACTAAAATTGAGAGATTGTCACAGTGGATCCCCTTTCCTCATAATGTTCTACAAACACATAATAAACACATAAGAGTTATGTTATACATATTTCCAACTAAAAGTTTTGCCTTGAATCAGAACTTGGTGACTAACTGGTGACTAAGTTTTGGAAGACAAATTTCTCTTTCCATTATCATCTTCAGGGTGCTAAAGGTACAGGTGGCTTGCCGGGGAGTGATGGGGATCCGGGAGAGGATGTGAGAAGCAAGCTGTTTTTGATGCATGtgtcattattaaaataataataataataataataataattattgaagTACTGTGtttcaaaaaaaaagttttatatatatttttagggtCCACTGGGTGTTCCTGGACTTGTAGGGGTGCCTGGGCCTTTTGGACCTAAGGTAAGAGAAAATACAGGAAAATAAAATTGTGGCCTTCCTACTTTAATATTTGATGTTTAATTCAGTAtcttacttacttttttttttactatcagtCTCCAAGTGAAAACTGTTTCAAAGTAATTGTTTCTTCAAAATTTGCTAAAAGTTTTCCCTCTTTCCCTCTTCCTCTTTTTTGCAGGGTTTGAAAGGTGATCGTGGTGTGAGGGGGCGACCTGGAAGAGTAGGAACTGTGGTAAGCTATGAATTTGGCCCTTTAGGGGGTTATTACACTTCCCTATCATTTCCAATATGCGTGACACACTTGTGATACAGTGTGAAGACAAACAAAGTTGATCAGTTGACCGACGTGTGAATTATTTTCTAGATCAACAAAAGCCATATTTGTTAGGTTGGAAATCACCAGAAATCTATCCACCAGTAGTCTTCAAACTGTGTTTTGTAATGTTATTCCAGAGAGAAATTTCCCTATATGTTGGGAATTTACCAGACTGTACCAGACCCAAGACTGAAAGTGAAACTACAACTTCTATTTTTAGCTACGGCGGTTTCACTGCATTTAACATACAGTATTTCCTCAAACAGCCATGTAGTTGTTTACTTCTCAGATTAACCAGGTTTTTCCTTCATTTTCCTCCTATTAAATAAAATGAGACTGTACTAATATAGCATAAACATGTAGTTTAGTCTAAACTATAAAAGGCGACATAAAAGATTACTCATTTATATGTGACAAACACATCAGTTATAAActataaatattgtttaatacTGTAAGATTTCCAATATCAACAACATCTACATCTACAACAACATTTTTTTCATAGGGTCCACAAGGAGACAGTGGGGATGCTGGTGTTCCAGGGAAACCTGGACCAAAAGGCTTGTCTGGGCCAACAGTATGCAACTGATTTCAGTTTCTGAATAATTAATCGATCAGTTAATCAAAtgctctgtttttttgtttgttgattttaattgatGAATTAATCAAATGCTTAGTTTCGCTGtttaattctaattctaatagTCTAATTGATGACACAATTAAAATGACACTTAAAatgaacagcaattattttatttattacttttttaaaatctgaaatgATTATCAAATGTTCTTCTCTACAGGGTGCCAAAGGGGAAACAGGATCAGATGGTGAAAAGGTAGCATCAAAAGCATATAATATTAGCCACAAACCTTACATAAAATGATGCTATCACCATTAAAATgtcttgatttgtttttattgaatcattttttttcattactcgCTTAGGGGGCAGTAGGACGTAAAGGAGGGAAGGGTGCTAAAGGGGATAAGGTATGGCTGCTAGAATCTGAACTTGCCATCACAGTTTCTCTTCCTCTTTCCATTACACtagtcattgttttattttaaccacAATTTCATCATCATTTCACTTCACAGGGAGACGCTGGATCCCGTGGTGACAAAGGGCAGGTTGGTCGTGACTGTTGAGGTCAAACAATATTTTTACGTCAGACTAGTCAACCGTGGCACAGTGGTAGTCCACAAGCTCATGACGTCCAActtgaaagttcaaaacaacaccatttatttgaaatagttttttaattattattatttaaacaatttaaagtcattattatcacttttgatcaatgtaacgTAGTAACAAGTAtgacaattaaacaaaataataataaatacatagtgGAACCAGGTTTAATTCTGTAACTTGTTCATCACTTTAACTAATTAGGCATAAACTAGGTTTTTCTTATGTGATGTAGCGTGGGGTGAAGGGTCGTTTCGGTCGTGATGGGCTTCCTGGTCCTATTGGATCTCCAGGTCTTCCAGGTCCCAGAGGAGATGGAGGCCCTAGAGGAGACCAGGGAGTGAAAGGACAGAGTGGGCCGAAAGGAGAGCTAGGTGGACCTGTGCGTATCATAATCATCGACTTAATTTTGAGTGTATGGGAGTCTCATAGGCTTGAATGCAGATAAATATTGATTTCTGTCATAAAATATATTGGTGCAACTAACTGCAGGGTCCAGGACTGACAGACGAGCAGATATTGCAGCTGTGTCAAGGTGTGGTCACCACTCAGATCTCACAGTATGCTTCATCTATACGTGCCAAATGCGTACAGGGCTGTCCAATCAACAACCGTACCCTCATCGGACCC
Proteins encoded in this region:
- the LOC132103522 gene encoding SR-related and CTD-associated factor 8-like, whose product is MEKHKASCDTSTDLPDIPQRALCELTVADRLAIYDHVIQEASQQSAKRESNNKDLYVMWEVIDIHSGELGRIWQEVKDEEFKASQQPCHRGASEKARSASVESRESRVSSRDKHGHKRHRKHSQSRSRERKNMCRRDSHSPDVERYHKKKKKKKKS
- the LOC132103271 gene encoding collagen alpha-1(I) chain-like, whose amino-acid sequence is MGASRVKVWAVSLCSVFLLCVLPSQAQHDYSGLLSGEEHLYEGSLVDRYDEQSGNTHSAEYPPESKHGSEDEHSASGFDPYVPAATVVTMITEETYPYATVGESFDYAKEEKTLITQVPYGGDAGLGLEGPTECDCEAGEPGFGGFAGPKGSKGLQGKQGFPGVQGREGYKGTKGVRGGGGDTGPEGDSGPDGEEGASGFSGAIGLPGLPGDPGETGQPGLKGDFGIEGPHGGVGLSGKTGPVGPKGKPGKPGSKGIKGSTGKTGKQGPEGRQGQKGQTGAPGFSGDHGEQGYLGYPGVPGDRGVMGPKGAKGTGGLPGSDGDPGEDGPLGVPGLVGVPGPFGPKGLKGDRGVRGRPGRVGTVGPQGDSGDAGVPGKPGPKGLSGPTGAKGETGSDGEKGAVGRKGGKGAKGDKGDAGSRGDKGQRGVKGRFGRDGLPGPIGSPGLPGPRGDGGPRGDQGVKGQSGPKGELGGPGPGLTDEQILQLCQGVVTTQISQYASSIRAKCVQGCPINNRTLIGPPGLTGPLGSPGKPGKAGKAGAKGERGPQGMKGLEGQRGAPGDRGAKGLKGKRGEPGKGLPGHGGHQGLRGLPGHAAEPKDGIDGPRGPRGFPGPVGQPGMAGDAGIPGICEARDCSIHAPVVRKEMGLVKGPLSQA